The Quercus robur chromosome 7, dhQueRobu3.1, whole genome shotgun sequence genome has a segment encoding these proteins:
- the LOC126691165 gene encoding uncharacterized protein LOC126691165: MAELTRQNQELTREINLKKQRYEGYTEGQAQNQEDRENAEPESQSRGIMSRRVPQLEKEMDQMRKVMAEMRKNMRRANLVEDLVHRTDSPFMASINGHPLPSKFKMPSLDSYDGAHDPFDHIATFKTTMHLQGVPDEIMCKAFPTTLKGLVRVWFSKIPSNTVSSFEELKQGENESLCSFITRFNKEALTVDEVDDKLLLAAFHNGVNSDLFIHKLYEKEPQFMVELVHLAQNFMNAEDAIITKKRKRAKRMEAHPTRHSE, encoded by the exons ATGGCGGAGTTAACCCGTCAGAATCAAGAATTGACCAGGGAGATTAATTTGAAGAAGCAACGCTATGAGGGGTACACTGAAGGTCAAGCCCAAAATCAGGAAGATAGGGAAAATGCTGAACCTGAAAGTCAATCAAGGGGTATCATGTCTAGAAGGGTGCCACAATTGGAGAaggaaatggaccaaatgaggAAGGTTATGGCGGAGATGAGGAAGAACATGAGAAGGGCAAATCTAGTGGAGGATCTAGTCCATCGAACAGATTCACCTTTCATggcttccatcaacggtcacccCTTGCCTTCGAAGTTCAAGATGCCTTCATTGGATTCGTACGATGGAGCACATGACCCATTTGATCATATAGCCACTTTCAAGACTAccatgcaccttcaaggagttcCGGATGAGATTATGTGTAAAGCCTTCCCTACCACTCTCAAAGGACTAGTGCGAGTGTGGTTCAGCAAAATACCCTCGAATACAgtgagttcttttgaagaatTGA AACAAGGAGAGAATGAAAGCTTGTGCTCTTTCATCACTCGTTTTAACAAGGAAGCCCTAACCGTGGACGAGGTGGATGACAAGCTACTCTTAGCGGCCTTCCATAATGGGGTTAATTCTGATTTATTCATCCACAAGCTATATGAGAAGGAGCCTCAATTCATGGTTGAACTTGTTCATTTGGCCCAAAACTTTATGAATGCAGAGGACGCAATCATAaccaagaagaggaagagagctAAAAGAATGGAAGCACACCCCACACGCCACTCGGAGTAA